A part of Larkinella insperata genomic DNA contains:
- a CDS encoding ABC transporter permease translates to MKPPRLADRLLELFCAPDRLEEVLGDLHEEFAWQVRRVGERRARMQYWQEVLGFFKPFVWRSKSPFSSIPTQIMLTNYFKISLRTLWRNRLSSALSTVGLAVGLASGLLIFLLVSWLFSFDRYHAKADRIYWIVTDVKHDNVVPSDATPRPLGDVLRRDYPFVESAVRMELASGKIIGVPDGKGGLAKKFEESRNVGFVEPQFFDVFDVEWAKGNRKAALRAPNTVVLSERYAQKYFDGAEPIGRTLRLDNQASLTVTGVIKNPPSNTKLGLEMLISYSTLPTLTGNPELMQQWSGPSTLCFVALREGTPVERLVQTFPTVRRKYMAAQEAKLLNFHALPLSDLNHNPQYGGRAPRPILYALIMVGVFLVVAACINFINVATARAIRRSKEVGVRKAVGSTRRQLIGQFLTEATLVTLVAVVVALVLTQLNLPLLNSALAVLHADLSILDIFRPDSLLWFGGLILGVILMAGFYPSVVLSRFNPVAALRGRLTTQQVGGLSVRRGLVIVQFFITQLFVIGAIVMTRQVRHLQQADLGFNKESVLTVPVPTKNPLKQQTLREQLAQIPGVEQVALGGDPPASHRRPPVPFTYDRHAEPEKFPVSVKVGDKAYGPLFRLKLVAGRNFSTNDSTNAEALVNQAMIRQLGLRTPAEILGKRLTVFGLEKTIVGVINDFSLGEMHGSIPPTALLNLHTENTMAALKVAPANLPATVAAVEKTWNELFPENVYRASFVDELVNQFYLTERILLVLIQVFSLVAILIGCLGIYGLVVFIAESKTKEIGVRKVLGATRSQLLWLFGREFGRLVLFGFLVAAPLGRWLMGNWLRSYEYRIELDWWIFALAMLLTSLITLVTVSYESIKASLVNPVKSLRSE, encoded by the coding sequence ATGAAACCGCCCCGCCTGGCTGACCGATTGCTCGAACTGTTCTGCGCCCCCGACCGGCTGGAGGAGGTGTTGGGCGATCTGCACGAGGAGTTTGCCTGGCAGGTCCGGCGGGTGGGGGAGCGCCGGGCGCGGATGCAGTATTGGCAAGAGGTGCTGGGTTTTTTTAAACCGTTTGTCTGGAGATCCAAGTCGCCGTTTTCTTCTATTCCAACCCAAATCATGCTAACGAATTACTTCAAAATTTCGCTGCGCACCCTTTGGCGCAACCGCCTTTCGAGTGCCCTCAGTACGGTTGGCCTGGCCGTCGGACTGGCCAGTGGCCTGCTGATTTTTCTGCTGGTGAGCTGGCTGTTCAGCTTCGACCGCTACCACGCCAAGGCCGACCGCATCTACTGGATTGTAACCGATGTGAAGCACGACAACGTGGTGCCGAGCGATGCAACGCCCCGGCCCCTGGGCGATGTGCTGCGCCGGGATTATCCGTTTGTGGAAAGTGCCGTTCGGATGGAACTGGCATCTGGAAAAATAATTGGCGTGCCGGATGGCAAAGGCGGTTTGGCGAAGAAATTTGAAGAGTCTCGCAACGTTGGTTTTGTGGAACCGCAGTTTTTCGATGTGTTTGATGTCGAATGGGCAAAAGGCAATCGGAAAGCCGCGCTGAGGGCACCGAACACCGTCGTCTTATCGGAACGGTACGCCCAAAAGTATTTCGATGGGGCCGAACCGATTGGCCGGACGCTGCGGCTTGATAACCAGGCGAGTCTAACAGTTACCGGTGTGATTAAAAACCCGCCTTCCAATACCAAGCTGGGCCTGGAGATGCTGATTTCGTACAGCACCTTGCCTACGTTGACGGGGAATCCTGAGCTAATGCAGCAGTGGAGTGGACCGAGTACGCTGTGTTTTGTGGCGCTGCGGGAAGGAACGCCCGTGGAGCGGCTCGTCCAAACGTTCCCGACCGTTCGCCGGAAGTACATGGCCGCCCAGGAGGCTAAACTGCTGAATTTCCACGCCCTGCCGCTCAGCGATCTGAACCATAATCCGCAATACGGCGGACGTGCCCCCCGGCCAATTTTGTACGCACTCATCATGGTTGGGGTGTTTCTGGTGGTGGCTGCCTGCATTAATTTCATCAACGTGGCCACGGCCCGCGCCATTAGACGGTCCAAAGAGGTGGGCGTGCGGAAAGCCGTGGGCAGCACGCGCCGGCAACTAATCGGACAGTTTTTGACGGAAGCTACGCTGGTTACATTGGTGGCTGTCGTGGTGGCCCTGGTGCTGACCCAACTCAATCTGCCCCTTTTGAATAGCGCATTGGCGGTATTACACGCGGATCTTTCCATTCTGGATATATTTCGGCCCGATTCGCTGCTGTGGTTTGGCGGCCTGATCCTGGGGGTCATTTTGATGGCGGGGTTTTATCCCTCGGTGGTGCTGTCGCGTTTCAACCCGGTGGCGGCTCTGCGCGGACGCCTGACGACCCAACAGGTGGGCGGTTTGTCGGTTCGGCGGGGGCTGGTCATCGTGCAGTTTTTCATTACGCAGCTTTTTGTAATTGGCGCCATTGTCATGACGCGGCAGGTGCGGCACCTGCAACAGGCCGATCTGGGCTTCAATAAAGAGTCGGTGCTGACGGTTCCGGTCCCGACCAAAAATCCGCTGAAGCAGCAAACCCTACGCGAACAACTGGCCCAAATCCCTGGCGTTGAGCAGGTGGCGCTGGGTGGCGATCCGCCCGCTTCGCACCGGCGTCCGCCCGTTCCGTTCACCTACGACCGCCATGCCGAGCCGGAGAAGTTTCCGGTCAGTGTGAAAGTTGGAGACAAAGCGTATGGGCCGCTGTTCCGACTGAAACTGGTGGCCGGGCGAAATTTTAGCACCAACGATTCGACGAATGCGGAAGCCCTGGTTAATCAGGCCATGATCCGACAACTGGGGCTGCGTACGCCCGCCGAGATTTTGGGTAAACGGTTGACGGTGTTTGGCCTGGAAAAAACCATCGTGGGGGTCATCAACGATTTTTCGCTGGGCGAAATGCACGGCAGTATTCCGCCCACGGCGCTGCTCAACCTCCACACCGAGAACACGATGGCGGCTCTGAAAGTGGCCCCGGCCAACCTGCCCGCAACGGTCGCGGCTGTGGAAAAAACGTGGAATGAACTGTTTCCGGAAAACGTCTACCGGGCTTCGTTTGTGGATGAGCTGGTCAATCAGTTTTACCTGACCGAACGGATTCTGCTGGTGCTGATCCAGGTTTTTTCGCTGGTCGCCATTCTGATTGGCTGTCTGGGCATTTACGGGCTGGTGGTTTTCATTGCCGAATCGAAAACCAAAGAAATCGGCGTGCGGAAAGTGCTCGGCGCCACCCGTTCCCAATTGCTCTGGCTGTTTGGTCGGGAGTTTGGCCGACTGGTTTTGTTCGGCTTTCTGGTGGCCGCCCCGCTGGGCCGGTGGCTCATGGGCAACTGGCTGCGGAGCTACGAATACCGCATTGAACTTGATTGGTGGATTTTCGCCCTGGCCATGCTGCTCACGTCCCTGATCACCTTGGTCACGGTTTCTTACGAATCCATAAAGGCTTCCCTCGTAAATCCAGTGAAGAGTTTGCGGAGCGAATAA
- a CDS encoding PadR family transcriptional regulator — translation MKRAFLGEFEEVVLLTVAVLDESAYGVTVTQEIEQKTGRAVGFSTVHTTLQRLEEKGYLSSRMSGATAERGGRRKRFFTVTAAGRRALVEVKQVREQLWDALPPQTLQLMGH, via the coding sequence ATGAAAAGGGCTTTTTTGGGGGAATTTGAAGAAGTGGTTTTGCTTACCGTGGCCGTCCTCGACGAAAGCGCCTACGGCGTGACAGTCACGCAGGAGATTGAACAGAAAACCGGTCGGGCGGTGGGCTTCAGTACGGTTCATACCACGCTGCAACGGCTGGAAGAAAAAGGCTATCTGTCGTCGCGAATGAGCGGAGCTACGGCCGAGCGCGGGGGGCGTCGCAAACGGTTTTTTACCGTCACAGCCGCCGGTCGGCGGGCATTGGTGGAGGTAAAACAGGTTCGGGAGCAGCTGTGGGATGCGTTGCCCCCGCAAACGCTGCAACTGATGGGACATTAA